The proteins below are encoded in one region of Pelecanus crispus isolate bPelCri1 chromosome 4, bPelCri1.pri, whole genome shotgun sequence:
- the PAQR3 gene encoding progestin and adipoQ receptor family member 3, with product MHQKLLRSAHYIELGSYQYWPVLVPRGIRLYTYEQIPVFLKDNPYITDGYRAYLPSRLCLKSLFILSNETVNIWSHLLGFLLFFTLGIYDLTAVLPAAGASREDFVICSVCLFCFQVCMLCSVGYHLFCCHRSEKTSRRWMALDYAGISIGILGCYVSGVFYAFYCNNYWRQVYLITVLAMILAVFFAQIHPSYLTQQWHRLRSIIFCSVSGYGIIPTIHWVWLNGGIGASIVQEFAPRVIVMYFIAAVAFLFYISKVPERYFPGQLNYLGSSHQVWHILAVVMLYWWHQSTVYIMQYRHSKPCPEYSADL from the exons atGCACCAGAAGCTGCTGCGGAGCGCGCACTATATCGAGCTGGGGAGCTACCAGTACTGGCCCGTGCTGGTGCCCCGCGGCATCCGCCTCTACACCTACGAGCAGATCCCCGTCTTCCTGAAGGACAACCCCTATATCACCGACGGCTACCGGGCCTACCTGCCCTCCCGCCTCTGCCTCAAGAG CCTCTTCATCCTCTCCAACGAGACCGTCAACATCTGGAGCCACCTGCTcggcttcctcctcttcttcacgCTGGGCATCTACGACCTGACGGCCGTCCTGCCGGCCGCCGGCGCCTCCCGGGAGGACTTTGTCATCTGCTCCGTCTGCCTCTTCTGCTTCCAG GTTTGTATGCTTTGCTCAGTAGGATATCATCTTTTCTGTTGTCACCGCTCAGAGAAGACCAGCCGACGATGGATGGCATTAGATTACGCGGGAATTTCCAttggtatcctgggctgctaTGTGTCAGGCgtgttttatgcattttattGTAATAAC tactGGCGTCAGGTATACTTAATCACTGTGCTGGCAATGATCTTGGCAGTATTCTTTGCTCAGATTCATCCCAGTTACCTCACACAACAGTGGCACAGACTGCGCTCCATCATCTTTTGCTCAGTGTCTGGATACGGAATTATCCCCACTATCCACTGGGTTTGGCTCAACGGTGGCATTGGTGCATCTATTGtacag gagTTTGCTCCACGTGTAATTGTCATGTACTTCATCGCTGCTGTAGCTTTTCTCTTCTATATTTCCAAAGTTCCAGAAAGATACTTCCCAG GACAGTTGAACTACCTCGGCTCGAGCCACCAAGTATGGCATATCCTCGCAGTGGTGATGCTGTATTGGTGGCACCAATCCACAGTGTACATCATGCAATATCGACACAGCAAGCCCTGTCCTGAGTACAGCGCAGACTTGTGA